The Coffea arabica cultivar ET-39 chromosome 1e, Coffea Arabica ET-39 HiFi, whole genome shotgun sequence genome has a window encoding:
- the LOC140020005 gene encoding CLAVATA3/ESR (CLE)-related protein TDIF-like gives MDIDLLWAVGGWLLIPDCMATLKTSSKISESSSKSQNPFLLFLGLIFIFLVLVHSSDPSISPSLESTQTLVPHSSPSSASSPSPPSSAMKLHSRRSKTMHTPSSSSSSSASREFEAGEHEVPSGPNPISN, from the coding sequence ATGGATATTGATCTCTTGTGGGCTGTCGGGGGGTGGCTTCTTATTCCTGATTGCATGGCAACATTGAAAACCTCATCGAAAATCTCCGAAAGCtcttcaaaatcccaaaaccctttccttctctttcttgGCCTCATTTTCATCTTCCTCGTTCTCGTACACTCCTCTGATCCCTCCATTAGTCCATCTCTGGAATCAACTCAAACTCTTGTCCCTCATTCTTCACCATCATCAGCCTCATCGCCATCACCACCATCATCTGCTATGAAACTGCACTCCAGAAGGAGCAAAACTATGCACAcgccatcatcatcatcatcatcttctgcTTCTAGGGAGTTTGAAGCTGGTGAACATGAAGTTCCAAGCGGACCAAACCCCATATCAAATTGA